A segment of the Stigmatella aurantiaca genome:
CTTCCCGAAAGGGACGGCCTGGGGCTCACGCACCATGCGTGTACCCTAGCACCGCCTCCCGCCCCCGCCCCATCCCCTCGCCTGGCCGCTCAGCGCTCGCCCCAGTGGAGCCGCTGCCGGAGGATGGTGAAGTACGCCACGCGCGGGTTGCGGATGAGGTTCACCCGGTTGGGCGAGCGCACCACCTCGATGCAGTCATTGCCCTGCAGCCCATGGCCCGTCTGCCCATCCAGGGTGAGGTACGTGTCCGCCGTCTCCCGGCGCAGGGTGATGCGGATGACGCGGTCGGCGGGCACCACGATGGCGCGCTGGGTGAGCGCGTGCGAGCAGATGGGAGACAGGATAGTGCAGTCCACCGAGGGGTGGACGATGGGGCCGCCGGCCGACAGCGAGTAGGCCGTGGAGCCGGTGGGCGTGGCCAGGATGATGCCATCGGACTTGTAGGTGGTGATGGGCACCCCGTCGATGGACGTCTCGTGGTCCGCGATGCGCGCCAGCGCCCCCTTGTTGATGACGATGTCGTTGAGAACCTCTTCCTCGATGATGGACCGCCCCTCGCGCACCAGCCGGCACGTGAGCTTCATGCGCGAGTCCACGTTGAAGCGGCCCGCCAGCACCTCATCCAGGTGGTAGAAGAGCTCCTCCACCGGCACCTCGGTCATGAAGCCGAGGCTGCCCAGGTTCACCCCCAGGATGGGCAC
Coding sequences within it:
- a CDS encoding NAD(+)/NADH kinase, yielding MQTLAIVAKRDKREAVALAAQIRERYPHLTLLGERYLAQELGWPRVEDRELAQRADLVVVLGGDGTLIYTARLLAGRAVPILGVNLGSLGFMTEVPVEELFYHLDEVLAGRFNVDSRMKLTCRLVREGRSIIEEEVLNDIVINKGALARIADHETSIDGVPITTYKSDGIILATPTGSTAYSLSAGGPIVHPSVDCTILSPICSHALTQRAIVVPADRVIRITLRRETADTYLTLDGQTGHGLQGNDCIEVVRSPNRVNLIRNPRVAYFTILRQRLHWGER